In Portunus trituberculatus isolate SZX2019 chromosome 24, ASM1759143v1, whole genome shotgun sequence, a single genomic region encodes these proteins:
- the LOC123507999 gene encoding uncharacterized protein LOC123507999 isoform X1, with amino-acid sequence MVRLRMTDRVKCLACDQVVADHHQAIDCDSCGGWQHQGCGDTELSCGIKLRVEPNEFPLRKYVGESLNLTCSVDYEQDEESKPEIAWVIPTNNEGRVHQMEATHMLRVTITDLKETDGGNYTCSLKPDLMKASVTVVILPRGQISHCSSNKFSCGTGACIAMRYKCDGRPDCQNGRDELPSLCGPDPCASKLACNFSRCLAHDMCCKERDKHYPDCTISPSIVCCRQLVNPYILDPDLHYKDYKQSLQQQRNQQPDSTLVMGCIVAVANLVTVAIIVGVRYHLWRSNGISSRPHYRLSRLRSATLRPFGWGSSLSPPSTTDQYQLRAADTLYSRRIPSLRSDLLAPEIVQEQRQQCSRQQRQFSGGVVLCPPSHSQPPQYSQLPTNPQGPPPSYHQVVGAPPPPYCSRDDLTPGGLGDNSPLAILTPLLPSNFQNNNNGDINGNNTTHLTVVHNHNSDSAAAASTSHQAPPQARNK; translated from the exons atgGTGCGCCTCAG GATGACTGACAGGGTGAAGTGTTTGGCTTGTGACCAAGTAGTGGCTGACCACCACCAGGCCATAGATTGCGATTCTTGCGGTGGCTGGCAACATCAAGGATGTGGAGACACTG AGTTGTCCTGTGGCATCAAGCTGAGGGTGGAGCCAAATGAATTTCCACTGCGCAAGTATGTAGGAGAAAGCTTGAACCTTACCTGCTCTGTGGACTATGAGCAAGATGAGGAGTCCAAGCCTGAAATAGCCTGGGTCATCCCTACCAACAA TGAGGGTCGGGTGCACCAAATGGAGGCCACACACATGCTGAGGGTGACCATCACAGACCTGAAGGAGACAGATGGCGGCAATTACACTTGCAGCCTCAAGCCGGATCTCATGAAGGCCAGCGTCACTGTGGTCATCCTGCCCC GTGGTCAGATTTCCCATTGCTCATCGAATAAATTCAGCTGTGGGACCGGAGCATGTATTGCCATGCGCTACAAGTGTGACGGTCGACCTGACTGTCAGAATGGCAGGGACGAGCTCCCTTCACTTTGTG GGCCAGACCCATGTGCCTCAAAGCTCGCTTGTAACTTCAGCCGCTGCCTGGCCCATGACATGTGTTGCAAGGAAAGAGACAAGCACTATCCTGACTGTACCATAAGCCCTTCAATTGTATGTTGCCGGCAGCTGGTGAATCCTT ATATCCTGGACCCAGATCTGCATTACAAGGACTACAAGCAGAGTCTCCAGCAACAAAGAAATCAACAACCTGACTCAACATTGGTTATGG GTTGTATAGTGGCAGTGGCAAACCTGGTAACAGTGGCCATCATTGTTGGGGTGCGATATCACCTGTGGCGATCAAATGGCATTTCATCGCGGCCACATTACCGACTCAGTCGACTGCGATCAGCAACGCTCCGTCCATTTGGCTGGggctcctccctctcacctccatcAACCACAGACCAGTATCAGTTAAGGGCAGCTGACACACTCTACTCAAGGAGGATTCCTAGTCTTCGCTCAGACTTGCTGGCTCCTGAGATTGTCCAGGAGCAGCGGCAACAGTGCTCACGCCAGCAGCGGCAgttcagtggtggtgtggtgctatGTCCTCCCTCACATTCCCAGCCCCCTCAATACTCCCAGTTGCCAACTAACCCCCAGGGACCACCTCCTTCCTACCACCAA GTTGTGggagcacctcctcctccctactgcTCCCGAGATGATCTCACCCCAGGGGGCTTGGGTGACAACTCTCCCCTGGCCATCCTGacacccctcctcccctcaaacttccaaaacaataacaatggagACATCAATGGTAATAACACCACACATCTCACAGTGGTACACAATCACAACTCTGACAGTGCAGCAGCTGCCTCCACCTCCCACCAAGCACCACCTCAAGCAAGGAACAAGTAA
- the LOC123507999 gene encoding uncharacterized protein LOC123507999 isoform X2 has product MASRRLVLFCVCVLWCASELSCGIKLRVEPNEFPLRKYVGESLNLTCSVDYEQDEESKPEIAWVIPTNNEGRVHQMEATHMLRVTITDLKETDGGNYTCSLKPDLMKASVTVVILPRGQISHCSSNKFSCGTGACIAMRYKCDGRPDCQNGRDELPSLCGPDPCASKLACNFSRCLAHDMCCKERDKHYPDCTISPSIVCCRQLVNPYILDPDLHYKDYKQSLQQQRNQQPDSTLVMGCIVAVANLVTVAIIVGVRYHLWRSNGISSRPHYRLSRLRSATLRPFGWGSSLSPPSTTDQYQLRAADTLYSRRIPSLRSDLLAPEIVQEQRQQCSRQQRQFSGGVVLCPPSHSQPPQYSQLPTNPQGPPPSYHQVVGAPPPPYCSRDDLTPGGLGDNSPLAILTPLLPSNFQNNNNGDINGNNTTHLTVVHNHNSDSAAAASTSHQAPPQARNK; this is encoded by the exons ATGGCCTCCCGAAGActagtgttgttttgtgtgtgcgtgttatgGTGCGCCTCAG AGTTGTCCTGTGGCATCAAGCTGAGGGTGGAGCCAAATGAATTTCCACTGCGCAAGTATGTAGGAGAAAGCTTGAACCTTACCTGCTCTGTGGACTATGAGCAAGATGAGGAGTCCAAGCCTGAAATAGCCTGGGTCATCCCTACCAACAA TGAGGGTCGGGTGCACCAAATGGAGGCCACACACATGCTGAGGGTGACCATCACAGACCTGAAGGAGACAGATGGCGGCAATTACACTTGCAGCCTCAAGCCGGATCTCATGAAGGCCAGCGTCACTGTGGTCATCCTGCCCC GTGGTCAGATTTCCCATTGCTCATCGAATAAATTCAGCTGTGGGACCGGAGCATGTATTGCCATGCGCTACAAGTGTGACGGTCGACCTGACTGTCAGAATGGCAGGGACGAGCTCCCTTCACTTTGTG GGCCAGACCCATGTGCCTCAAAGCTCGCTTGTAACTTCAGCCGCTGCCTGGCCCATGACATGTGTTGCAAGGAAAGAGACAAGCACTATCCTGACTGTACCATAAGCCCTTCAATTGTATGTTGCCGGCAGCTGGTGAATCCTT ATATCCTGGACCCAGATCTGCATTACAAGGACTACAAGCAGAGTCTCCAGCAACAAAGAAATCAACAACCTGACTCAACATTGGTTATGG GTTGTATAGTGGCAGTGGCAAACCTGGTAACAGTGGCCATCATTGTTGGGGTGCGATATCACCTGTGGCGATCAAATGGCATTTCATCGCGGCCACATTACCGACTCAGTCGACTGCGATCAGCAACGCTCCGTCCATTTGGCTGGggctcctccctctcacctccatcAACCACAGACCAGTATCAGTTAAGGGCAGCTGACACACTCTACTCAAGGAGGATTCCTAGTCTTCGCTCAGACTTGCTGGCTCCTGAGATTGTCCAGGAGCAGCGGCAACAGTGCTCACGCCAGCAGCGGCAgttcagtggtggtgtggtgctatGTCCTCCCTCACATTCCCAGCCCCCTCAATACTCCCAGTTGCCAACTAACCCCCAGGGACCACCTCCTTCCTACCACCAA GTTGTGggagcacctcctcctccctactgcTCCCGAGATGATCTCACCCCAGGGGGCTTGGGTGACAACTCTCCCCTGGCCATCCTGacacccctcctcccctcaaacttccaaaacaataacaatggagACATCAATGGTAATAACACCACACATCTCACAGTGGTACACAATCACAACTCTGACAGTGCAGCAGCTGCCTCCACCTCCCACCAAGCACCACCTCAAGCAAGGAACAAGTAA
- the LOC123507997 gene encoding uncharacterized protein LOC123507997 gives MLANVLINLVRERSAIYDPSDPMHRDRGAIAALWKEIATEMKCQESDCKYKWHHLRSNFMREKRRIATLASESPNIKTKRWVFYDAMEFLIPHVTPRTSSSNVPSPPDDNSYDVDDAAPEDVHSQQTANNANLCEGGSRSTPATNQLSSTAKEPNANKRRRYELANEVDVQIVRELQKLREQVVCKNENELDPDRQYLLSLLPLMKQLSPVDSIGVKIEIHQAFRKKLVKDQDFSYGYWPDQRQQSSYAPSPYASDSNSDQEPLS, from the exons ATGTTAGCCAACGTCCTCATCAATCTAGTACGGGAACGGAGTGCTATATATGACCCAAGTGATCCCATGCACCGAGACCGAGGTGCCATTGCTGCATTATGGAAGGAGATTGCTACTGAAATGAAATGCCAAG AATCTGATTGCAAGTACAAGTGGCATCATTTAAGGAGCAACTttatgagggaaaagagaaggattgCTACTCTAGCATCTGAATCACCTAACATCAAAACAAAGAGATGGGTATTCTACGATGCTATGGAATTCCTCATACCCCATGTGACACCACGAACATCATCATCTAATGTACCATCACCGCCTGATGACAACAGTTATGATGTAGATGATGCTGCACCTGAAGATGTGCATTCTCAACAAACAGCAAACAATGCAAACCTCTGTGAAGGGGGAAGTAGGTCCACACCTGCTACCAACCAGCTTTCATCTACAGCAAAGGAGCCTAACGCTAACAAAAGACGTCGCTACGAGCTTGCAAATGAAGTAGATGTGCAAATCGTGAGGGAGTTGCAGAAGTTGCGAGAACAAGTAGtttgtaaaaatgaaaatgaacttGACCCAGATCGCCAGTACTTGCTAAGTCTTCTACCTCTTATGAAACAACTGTCACCTGTCGACAGTATTGGCGTTAAGATAGAAATACATCAGGCCTTTCGCAAGAAACTCGTTAAGGACCAAGACTTCAGCTATGGTTACTGGCCTGACCAACGCCAACAATCATCTTATGCACCGTCACCGTATGCTAGTGATAGTAATTCTGACCAGGAGCCCTTATCCTGA